The following coding sequences are from one Granulicella sp. L56 window:
- a CDS encoding sulfatase-like hydrolase/transferase, whose product MTKRFFLPAFTAFGIATLCLLAILGPLISSSHLLIYHTSGPALMLFATALFDLGMLWALFTAVLLLAEKPGRRQFMIWAAIVLALPAIVLKNASMLTGYVPARWMNGSLLALSLTAYITLAIYWKPAFLSRFQRAQRFLTVVFGFVALNGILVVGQLLWYGWQARGLNTPIALHQSAAGPAGPAAGPRVIWIVLDELSYQQVYERRFPNLKLPAFDEIARQSTVFTHVVPAGNFTEEVLPALITGLPVDRIRVSSNGKALSLHRPDTERWQAFDPHQTVFQDALNAGYSTAVAGWFNPYCRILPQVLDRCFWTYQLPNPGGIVAGRSLTDNVLHEIVHRVESTSTLLPGNDSVLPMLALEAEMHIADYLELRTAGDSILTDPHAGFVFLHMPIPHPDGIYDRRNQRLTTGPSSYLDNLALADSYLAHVRELLQQHGTWDSSAVVIMGDHSWRTSLIWANTTSWTPEEQAASHGGQFDDRPAYIVKLPHQQQSARIDLPFKAIDTRSLLDALIADQLHTPDDLKAWAKKQN is encoded by the coding sequence ATGACCAAGCGGTTCTTCCTTCCAGCTTTTACTGCCTTCGGCATAGCCACGCTCTGTCTTCTCGCCATCCTTGGCCCGCTCATCTCTTCCTCGCATCTCCTGATCTACCACACCAGCGGCCCGGCGCTGATGCTCTTTGCGACCGCTCTGTTCGACTTAGGTATGCTTTGGGCACTGTTCACCGCCGTGCTCCTTCTGGCGGAGAAGCCCGGCCGCCGCCAGTTCATGATCTGGGCTGCAATCGTCCTTGCTCTTCCAGCGATCGTGCTGAAGAACGCATCGATGCTGACGGGCTACGTCCCCGCTCGCTGGATGAACGGCTCTCTGCTTGCTTTGTCATTGACCGCTTATATTACGTTGGCGATTTACTGGAAACCGGCGTTTCTCTCCCGGTTCCAACGAGCGCAGCGGTTCCTGACCGTTGTCTTCGGGTTCGTTGCCCTGAATGGCATTCTCGTCGTGGGACAACTGCTCTGGTATGGATGGCAGGCCCGCGGACTCAACACACCCATCGCGCTCCACCAATCCGCCGCAGGCCCCGCAGGTCCTGCCGCAGGCCCGCGAGTGATCTGGATCGTACTCGATGAACTCTCGTACCAGCAGGTATACGAGCGGCGGTTCCCAAACCTGAAGCTTCCTGCCTTCGACGAGATCGCCCGGCAGTCCACGGTCTTCACGCATGTCGTTCCAGCGGGCAATTTTACCGAAGAGGTACTTCCCGCGCTGATCACCGGTTTGCCCGTCGATCGCATCCGCGTGTCTTCCAATGGAAAGGCGCTCTCTCTGCATCGTCCGGACACCGAGAGGTGGCAGGCTTTCGATCCTCACCAGACCGTCTTTCAGGATGCGCTGAACGCCGGCTACAGCACCGCCGTCGCCGGCTGGTTTAACCCCTACTGCCGCATTCTTCCGCAGGTCCTCGATCGCTGCTTCTGGACCTATCAGCTTCCCAACCCCGGCGGCATTGTCGCAGGTCGGTCCCTTACAGATAACGTCCTACACGAGATCGTCCACCGCGTTGAATCAACATCGACGCTGCTGCCGGGCAATGACTCCGTTCTGCCCATGCTCGCACTCGAAGCAGAGATGCATATCGCGGACTACCTTGAACTCCGCACCGCCGGTGATTCGATCCTCACCGACCCGCATGCCGGCTTTGTCTTCCTGCATATGCCGATCCCGCATCCCGACGGCATCTACGACCGCCGAAATCAAAGGCTGACAACAGGGCCATCCTCTTACCTCGATAACCTCGCGCTCGCGGACAGCTATCTCGCCCATGTTCGCGAACTCCTGCAGCAGCACGGCACATGGGACTCCTCTGCCGTCGTCATCATGGGAGACCACTCCTGGCGCACCAGCCTTATATGGGCGAATACGACGAGTTGGACGCCGGAAGAACAGGCAGCCAGCCACGGCGGCCAGTTCGACGACCGGCCCGCCTACATCGTCAAACTGCCCCACCAGCAGCAGAGCGCGCGAATCGACCTCCCATTCAAGGCAATCGACACCCGCTCACTGCTCGATGCTCTTATCGCCGACCAACTGCACACCCCCGACGACCTCAAAGCATGGGCAAAGAAGCAGAACTAG
- the rsfS gene encoding ribosome silencing factor, with amino-acid sequence MPSTESNQLLLAAAAACEDKKAEDIRILALDPAESGLTDYFLICNGTNDRQNVAITDEIEIRLKREFGVYPNSVEGRRQAEWILMDYVDFIVHVFSPEKRAFYGLERLRKTATSLNVADLNAELKARITTARAKKAPAKKVAAKKVAAKKPVKVAAKKAAAKKTPVKMVTTKKKVAAKKVPAKKTSKTSKK; translated from the coding sequence ATGCCATCCACGGAAAGCAACCAGCTACTGCTCGCCGCCGCCGCGGCCTGCGAAGACAAGAAGGCTGAAGATATTCGGATTCTCGCGTTGGACCCGGCGGAGAGCGGCCTCACCGACTACTTCCTCATCTGCAACGGCACCAACGACCGCCAGAATGTAGCCATCACCGACGAGATCGAGATTCGCCTGAAACGCGAGTTCGGCGTCTACCCCAACTCGGTCGAAGGCCGCCGTCAGGCGGAGTGGATCCTGATGGACTACGTCGACTTCATCGTCCATGTCTTCTCGCCTGAAAAGCGCGCCTTCTATGGTCTGGAACGCCTGCGCAAGACCGCGACCTCGCTCAATGTGGCCGACCTCAACGCCGAGTTGAAGGCACGCATCACCACGGCGCGAGCGAAGAAAGCCCCAGCCAAGAAAGTGGCCGCAAAAAAAGTAGCCGCAAAGAAGCCAGTCAAAGTCGCAGCGAAGAAGGCAGCAGCGAAGAAGACGCCTGTTAAAATGGTGACGACGAAGAAGAAGGTTGCGGCAAAGAAAGTCCCGGCAAAGAAGACCAGCAAGACCAGCAAAAAGTAG